From the Haemophilus parainfluenzae genome, the window GCCGATTACTTGTTTGTGGTGGTGGCGCTAAAAATCAGGCGATAATGAATGGCTTAAAACAAGCATTGCCAAGTTGGCGTATTCAGCTGACGACTGAATTAGATCTTGATATTGATTATGTGGAAGCGACAGCTTTTGCTTGGTTGGCCTATCGTCGTATGCATAATTTGCCGGCTAATTTGCCGAGTGTAACAGGCGCCACAAGTGCGGTCAGTTTAGGGGCAATTTTTCCAAAGGAATAAACTATGGCAGAGAATTTATTACAAACCCTTTCAACTTTAATTACTGAACAACGGAATTCCAATTCCATGCATGTGGATAGCTTGTCTGCATTAGAAATTGTGCAGTTAATGAATGAGGAAGATAAACAAGTGCCTTTGGCAATTGAGAAATGTTTACCTCAAATTGCCCAAGCGGTCGAACGTATTGTTGCAGCATTTCAACAAGGCGGTCGATTAGTCTATATTGGCGCTGGAACCAGTGGTCGATTAGGCGTACTCGATGCTTCTGAATGCCCGCCAACATTTGGTGTGTCACCTGAAATGGTGAAAGGTATTATTGCAGGCGGTGAGCGCGCATTACGTCATCCAATTGAGGGCGCAGAAGACAGCAAAACGCAAGCCGTGGTTGACTTACAAACCATTCAATTTTCCTCAAAAGATGTCTTGGTGGGTATTGCAGCTAGTGGCCGAACACCTTATGTGATTGGTGCATTGGAATATGCGAAAAGTTTAGGTTCTGTGACCGTTTCGATTGCAAGTAATCCGAATTCAGCGATGGCAAATATTGTGGATATTGCCATTGATACGGTAGTGGGGCCAGAAGTGCTGACTGGTTCGAGTCGTTTAAAATCGGGTACTGCCCAAAAATTAGTACTGAATATGCTCACTACGGCTTCCATGATCTTAATGGGCAAATGCTATCAAAACTTAATGGTGGATGTGCAGGCAAGCAATGAAAAGCTGAAAGCTCGTGCCATTCGTATCGTGATGCAAGCTACGGATTGCGATAAAGCGCTCGCAGAAGAGACATTAAAGCTTGCCGACCAAAATGCGAAATTAGCAATTATGATGATTCTGAGTGGACTAGATCGTGCTCAAGCAGAGGCTTTATTAGAAAAACATCAGGGCAAGTTACAACTTACATTGAAATAAGTAAAAATAAAAACGCTAGGCATCAAACCTAGCGTTTTTTATCATTTAATAGTTTGCTCAATTAGCAATCTTGTTTACCGTAAGCATCTTGACGCAGAATTTGACGAACGCCTTCATCAAATTGTGCTAAAACGTGATCCGCATCTTTTGGATCTTTACCGCGCGCATCAAGATAGAACTTGATTTTCGGTTCAGTACCAGATGGACGAACGATTAAGCGACTACCGTTTTCTAATACGAATACAAGGATGTCGCTTTGACGATCTGTTTTAGTGTGGTCGATGAATTGTGCCACTTTAACGCCACCTACTTCAGCTGGAGGTGTGTTACGAAGTGCGGCCATTAATTTACCAATTTCAGATAAATCGCTTACACGAATAGAAATTTGACCACTTACATAAGCACCGAATTCTTGCGTGAAGTCATTGGCGTAATCCGCTAAGGTTTTACCTTGTGCTTTTAAGTGACGCACTAAATCTAAGAACACGATCGCTGCAGAAATACCATCTTTATCGCGTACTTTATCAGGGTCAACTAAGTAACCAAGCGCTTCTTCGAAACCGAATAATAAGCCTTGAACTTTACCGATGTATTTGAAGCCGGTTAAGGTTTCTTCTGATTGGAAGCCGTATTTTTTCGCAATTTCAGCAAGCGCTGGAGAAGATACTAAAGAACACGCTAATACGCCTTTCTCACCTTTTGCATGATATTGTTTTGCTAAATACCAACCTAAGAAACAACCGACTACGTTACCGTGTAAAGGTTTCCAGTTACCTTGTGCATCTGGAACAGCTACCGCCAAGCGGTCTGCATCTGGGTCATTGGCAATAATGAATTCTGCATTGTATTCTTTTGCTACTTTAATAGCTAAATCTAATGCACCTTTTTCTTCCGGGTTAGGGAAGTTTACTGTTGGGAATGAGCCATCTGGCCATACTTGTTCTGCCACAATATGAGGTTGTGGAAGCCCCGCTTTGGTTAAGGTTTTGCTTAATACTTCATAGCCTACACCGTGCATTGCAGTATAAACGTAGTTAATGTCTGCTTCTGGTTCTTTCGCAAGAGAAGCGGTTTTTTCGATATAAGCGTTAACCACTTCATCATCTAACACCACATAATCTTGGCTACGAGGTAAATCTTTTACATTACCCGCTGCGACTTTGTCGATTAATGCAGCGATATCTTTATCTGCTGGAGAAACGATTTGGCCACCGCCGTTCGCTTTGCCTAAATACACTTTATAACCGTTATCTTCTGGTGGGTTGTGACTTGCTGTCACCATAACACCTGCGGTGGTATCAAAATATTGGATTGCGTAAGCTAATACTGGAGTTGGTAATTTACGAGGAAGTAAATAAGCTTTCACGCCTGCCCCCGCCATGATCTCAGCGGTATCACGTGCGAAAACATCAGAGTTTTTACGACCATCATAACCAATCACGATAGAAGGTTGTTTGTCGTAATCTTTTAAATAATCTGCTAAACCACCTGCTGCCTGAGCCACTAAAACACGGTTCATCCCCATAGGGCCTGCTTGTAATGGTCCACGAAGCCCAGCAGTACCAAATTGTAAACGGTCACTAAAGCGAGCTTGTAATTCAGATTGTGCTTTTTCATCACCATTTTTCGCCGCGGTTAAAAGTGCGGTTAATTCTGCATGAGTTTCTGCATCAGGATCTTGGTTTAACCAGTTTTGTGCAATATCAAAAAGCGTTGTCATGATGTTTTCTCCTTGTAAAAACTAATTCTTGTTAGACTAGCTGAAAATGACTTTAATTTAAATGACTATTTTGCTTTTTTACTGAAAATTTAAGCTTTTTTTGATCGCAACCGTTTTCTCTTGATATAAAAACGGCGTAAAAAATATTTACGCCGTGAATGAGATATAAATTTATATAAAATAATAAAAATTAGAGAAGAAGAGCAGAACCCCATTTGATAATATCAAAGAAGAATTTGTTCTGATTGGTGGCAATGCCATCACCCGTTTTCTTCAATGTGCCATCATCATTTTTGGTTTCATCCACCATACCATTTACATATTGCCCTTTCACGACATCCAAATCTTCTTTTGCCTGAGTACGTAAGACTTGGCAAGCTTTTGGCTCTAATGCATCGACATCACCAAGTTCTGCGCGGAATTTCTTAAATTGATATGTCGCATAATTCATCGATTTTTCATCTTTTTGAATCATTTTTACATAATCTTCACCGATGATTTTTTCTAACGGATAGAAAAAGACATATTGGGAATGAATATAGCTATCTTCTTTTGCAAAATGTTGTTGCTGAATACGAGTTAAATTTGGATAGATACATTGTTCAGCTTGTTTACTTGCTATAGCCCATGTTTTTGCATTGGCATCAGACAGAAGGTAGTCTGCTTGTGCGAATTCAGCAGGAATAGTTGATTGTGATGAACCAAATAAACTGCAAGCATTCAATAACATGATGCTGCTTAAAAAAATAATTTTTTTCACTTAAATTTCCTTATAACATCTAGAATGACAAAATTTTAACAACAACAATCTGATTGTAAAGTGATTCTCTAATTGAGAAGTGATTTTCTTTCCCGAACTAAAA encodes:
- a CDS encoding phospho-sugar mutase — protein: MTTLFDIAQNWLNQDPDAETHAELTALLTAAKNGDEKAQSELQARFSDRLQFGTAGLRGPLQAGPMGMNRVLVAQAAGGLADYLKDYDKQPSIVIGYDGRKNSDVFARDTAEIMAGAGVKAYLLPRKLPTPVLAYAIQYFDTTAGVMVTASHNPPEDNGYKVYLGKANGGGQIVSPADKDIAALIDKVAAGNVKDLPRSQDYVVLDDEVVNAYIEKTASLAKEPEADINYVYTAMHGVGYEVLSKTLTKAGLPQPHIVAEQVWPDGSFPTVNFPNPEEKGALDLAIKVAKEYNAEFIIANDPDADRLAVAVPDAQGNWKPLHGNVVGCFLGWYLAKQYHAKGEKGVLACSLVSSPALAEIAKKYGFQSEETLTGFKYIGKVQGLLFGFEEALGYLVDPDKVRDKDGISAAIVFLDLVRHLKAQGKTLADYANDFTQEFGAYVSGQISIRVSDLSEIGKLMAALRNTPPAEVGGVKVAQFIDHTKTDRQSDILVFVLENGSRLIVRPSGTEPKIKFYLDARGKDPKDADHVLAQFDEGVRQILRQDAYGKQDC
- a CDS encoding DUF5358 domain-containing protein, whose amino-acid sequence is MKKIIFLSSIMLLNACSLFGSSQSTIPAEFAQADYLLSDANAKTWAIASKQAEQCIYPNLTRIQQQHFAKEDSYIHSQYVFFYPLEKIIGEDYVKMIQKDEKSMNYATYQFKKFRAELGDVDALEPKACQVLRTQAKEDLDVVKGQYVNGMVDETKNDDGTLKKTGDGIATNQNKFFFDIIKWGSALLL
- the murQ gene encoding N-acetylmuramic acid 6-phosphate etherase; this translates as MAENLLQTLSTLITEQRNSNSMHVDSLSALEIVQLMNEEDKQVPLAIEKCLPQIAQAVERIVAAFQQGGRLVYIGAGTSGRLGVLDASECPPTFGVSPEMVKGIIAGGERALRHPIEGAEDSKTQAVVDLQTIQFSSKDVLVGIAASGRTPYVIGALEYAKSLGSVTVSIASNPNSAMANIVDIAIDTVVGPEVLTGSSRLKSGTAQKLVLNMLTTASMILMGKCYQNLMVDVQASNEKLKARAIRIVMQATDCDKALAEETLKLADQNAKLAIMMILSGLDRAQAEALLEKHQGKLQLTLK